The following are from one region of the Phycisphaeraceae bacterium genome:
- a CDS encoding VWA domain-containing protein, producing MSVRWLQPEALTLLWGVAALAFVVAAGLRARRSSLRAFASRSMLREVVRGGSTSAAGLRAACALAALALACVSLARPAWGEKERQVTRTGRDVVFVVDVSRSMLARDLTPNRLERAKLSIRDAMRVIQGDRVGLVAFAGSASVRCPLTYDHGFFRLALDEISPRSVARGGTMIGDAIRVTMDTLFSDDTDARTRDIILITDGEDQGSFPIEAAQEAGARGVRIIAIGLGSEYGAPVPTDDPRTGQYMRAQGEVVTSRLVSDTLERVAAATPGGVYLEVGTGVLDLDEIYAQLIRSADQREFETAEALSAIERFQWFLLPALGLLVIELFVKGRRYA from the coding sequence GTGAGCGTGCGATGGCTCCAACCCGAGGCGCTGACGCTGTTGTGGGGCGTCGCGGCGCTGGCGTTCGTGGTCGCGGCGGGCCTTCGCGCCAGGCGTTCGTCGCTCCGCGCGTTCGCGTCGCGATCGATGCTGCGCGAGGTCGTTCGCGGCGGTTCGACATCGGCGGCCGGCCTGCGCGCCGCCTGCGCCCTGGCGGCCCTCGCGCTCGCGTGCGTCTCGCTCGCGCGCCCGGCGTGGGGGGAGAAGGAACGACAGGTCACGCGCACCGGGCGCGATGTCGTCTTCGTGGTCGATGTGTCGCGCAGCATGCTCGCGCGGGACCTGACCCCCAACCGGCTCGAACGCGCGAAGCTCTCCATCCGCGACGCCATGCGCGTCATCCAGGGCGATCGCGTCGGCCTCGTCGCCTTCGCGGGCAGCGCCAGCGTGCGATGCCCCCTGACCTACGACCACGGGTTCTTCCGGCTCGCGCTCGACGAGATCTCGCCCAGGTCCGTGGCGCGCGGCGGCACCATGATCGGCGACGCGATCCGCGTGACCATGGACACGCTCTTCAGCGACGACACGGACGCGCGCACGCGCGACATCATCCTCATCACCGACGGCGAGGACCAGGGCAGCTTCCCCATCGAGGCGGCGCAGGAGGCCGGCGCACGCGGCGTGCGCATCATCGCGATCGGGCTGGGCAGCGAGTACGGCGCCCCGGTCCCGACGGACGACCCGCGCACCGGCCAGTACATGCGCGCCCAGGGCGAGGTGGTCACCAGCCGGCTGGTCAGCGACACCCTCGAGCGCGTCGCCGCGGCCACGCCCGGGGGCGTCTACCTCGAAGTCGGCACCGGCGTGCTCGACCTCGACGAGATCTACGCGCAGCTCATCCGCAGCGCGGACCAGCGCGAGTTCGAGACCGCCGAGGCGCTGTCCGCGATCGAACGGTTCCAGTGGTTCCTGCTGCCGGCGCTGGGTCTGTTGGTGATCGAACTCTTCGTGAAGGGGCGTCGGTATGCGTAA
- a CDS encoding DUF58 domain-containing protein codes for MKTKAPQPVRSRRGAKTPEELMAKVRRLRVVSSRLVDELFAGEYHSAFRGRGVEFAEVREYQPGDDVRTIDWNVTARENKPFVKQFDEERELTIVLAVDLSASGAFGTGEEFKRERAAEVAAVLALAAAKNGDKVGLMLFTDRVELTVVPEKGVKHATRIIREALGFEPRGAGTNIAGALEELARVLRKKAVVFVLSDFLAGEEDAFDRPLRMLASRHDVIAITLNDEREKRVERGGLFRFEDAETGATRVVDLASRRAREAYASAAAAREERLLRSLGAAGVDRIEVPIDGPYVNALLRFFTKRERRKGR; via the coding sequence ATGAAGACGAAGGCGCCACAACCCGTCCGGTCGCGCCGCGGCGCGAAGACCCCCGAGGAACTGATGGCCAAGGTCCGTCGGCTCCGCGTGGTGTCGTCGCGACTTGTCGACGAGTTGTTCGCCGGCGAGTACCACAGCGCGTTCCGGGGCCGCGGCGTCGAGTTCGCCGAGGTCCGCGAGTACCAGCCCGGCGACGATGTGCGCACCATCGACTGGAATGTCACGGCGCGCGAGAACAAGCCCTTCGTCAAGCAGTTCGACGAGGAACGCGAACTCACGATCGTCCTCGCGGTCGATCTCTCCGCCAGCGGCGCGTTCGGCACGGGCGAAGAGTTCAAACGCGAGCGGGCCGCGGAAGTGGCCGCCGTCCTCGCGCTGGCCGCGGCTAAGAACGGGGACAAGGTCGGGCTCATGCTCTTCACCGATCGCGTGGAGCTCACCGTCGTCCCCGAGAAGGGCGTGAAGCACGCGACGCGGATCATCCGCGAGGCGCTGGGCTTCGAGCCCCGCGGCGCCGGGACGAACATCGCCGGCGCGCTCGAAGAACTCGCGCGCGTGCTGCGTAAGAAGGCGGTCGTCTTCGTGCTCAGCGACTTCCTGGCGGGCGAGGAGGACGCGTTCGACCGCCCGCTGCGAATGCTCGCGAGCCGGCACGACGTGATCGCGATCACCCTCAACGATGAGCGAGAGAAACGCGTCGAGCGGGGCGGTCTGTTCCGCTTTGAGGACGCCGAGACCGGCGCGACGCGCGTGGTCGATCTGGCGTCGCGTCGCGCGCGAGAGGCGTACGCGAGCGCCGCCGCGGCCCGCGAGGAACGGCTGCTGCGCTCGCTGGGGGCGGCCGGCGTCGATCGCATCGAGGTCCCCATCGACGGGCCCTATGTGAACGCGCTGCTGCGGTTTTTCACGAAGCGCGAGCGGAGGAAGGGCCGATGA
- a CDS encoding FAD-dependent monooxygenase: MSVHTRPVVTVFGAGLAGALCAIRLARAGFRVELYERRPDPRVAGAAGGRSINLALSTRGIEALREMDLHEPVLADAILMRGRGIHPLRGERVFQPYSADPNKGIYSISRAGLNAILLDAAEKEPNVSIVFNTRCVGVDLDSMEATIEDQTTRERTTKRCEVVIGGDGAFSAVRSSMMKRDRFDYHQFYQTHGYKELEIPPAENESGEFGKFRIDPNALHIWPRRSYMMIALPNSNGSFTCTLFAPFEGEHGFESIRSDDDVTRYFEQRFPDAVPHMPDLLEDFRANPTSSLVTVRCFPWALGGRVALIGDAAHAVVPFYGQGMNASFEDVRVLGECVEKSPHDLGAAFAEYQARRKPAGDAISQLAIDNFLEMRDHVGSPAFRRKKKLELWLAKTFPRWYTPLYEMVTFSTIPYHLAVRKAAAQDRMVVAAFVALGAFAFFIVAATVVAFSV, from the coding sequence GTGAGCGTGCACACGCGCCCGGTCGTCACCGTCTTCGGCGCAGGGCTCGCGGGCGCGCTGTGCGCGATCCGCCTGGCGCGAGCCGGCTTCCGTGTCGAGCTCTACGAGCGCCGCCCCGACCCGCGCGTCGCCGGAGCGGCGGGGGGCAGGTCGATCAACCTCGCGCTCTCCACCCGGGGCATCGAGGCGCTGCGCGAGATGGACCTCCACGAGCCCGTCCTCGCCGACGCCATCCTGATGCGCGGGCGGGGCATCCACCCCCTGCGCGGCGAACGCGTCTTCCAGCCCTACAGCGCCGATCCGAATAAGGGCATCTATTCCATCTCGCGCGCCGGGCTCAACGCGATCCTCCTCGACGCCGCCGAGAAAGAACCGAATGTCTCGATCGTCTTCAACACGCGCTGCGTGGGCGTCGACCTCGACAGCATGGAGGCGACGATCGAAGACCAGACCACGCGCGAGCGCACCACGAAGCGCTGCGAGGTCGTGATCGGGGGCGACGGCGCCTTCTCCGCCGTGCGCTCCAGCATGATGAAGCGCGACCGCTTCGACTACCACCAGTTCTACCAGACGCACGGCTACAAGGAGCTCGAGATCCCGCCCGCCGAGAACGAGTCGGGCGAGTTCGGGAAGTTCCGCATTGATCCCAACGCGCTGCACATCTGGCCGCGCCGCTCGTACATGATGATCGCGCTGCCCAACAGCAACGGGTCGTTCACCTGCACGCTCTTCGCCCCCTTCGAGGGCGAGCACGGGTTCGAGTCGATCAGATCCGACGACGATGTGACGCGGTACTTCGAGCAGCGATTCCCCGACGCCGTGCCCCACATGCCCGACCTGCTCGAGGACTTCCGCGCGAACCCCACCAGTTCGCTCGTCACCGTCCGCTGCTTCCCGTGGGCGCTGGGCGGGCGCGTCGCGCTCATCGGCGACGCGGCCCACGCGGTTGTGCCCTTCTACGGGCAGGGCATGAACGCCTCGTTCGAGGATGTCCGCGTGCTGGGCGAGTGCGTCGAGAAGAGCCCGCACGACCTCGGCGCGGCGTTCGCCGAGTACCAGGCCCGGCGCAAGCCGGCGGGCGACGCGATCTCGCAGCTCGCGATCGACAACTTCCTCGAGATGCGCGACCATGTCGGCTCGCCGGCGTTCCGCAGGAAGAAGAAACTCGAGCTCTGGCTCGCGAAGACCTTCCCCCGGTGGTACACGCCCCTCTACGAGATGGTCACCTTCTCGACGATCCCCTACCACCTCGCGGTGCGCAAGGCCGCGGCCCAGGACCGCATGGTCGTCGCGGCGTTCGTCGCGCTCGGCGCGTTCGCGTTCTTCATTGTGGCGGCCACCGTCGTCGCGTTCTCGGTCTAA
- a CDS encoding VWA domain-containing protein, whose protein sequence is MTRFESPLALLLLLAIPVAWLLMRARDRRASVVIPSLSLASAVGRSWRTTGAALLTPMRLLAIAALVLAVARPQSGVGKTSVVTEGVAMMMVVDRSGSMNEAISFEGRSVTRIAAVRQILREFVLGTREAAELDGDGAPRRPDTLPGRPDDLIGIVTFARYAETICPLVRDPRAVAALVDTIELPILRAEDGTAIGDGVALAAARLKRAEEDLTRRAMMLASGRDAPLADGEVSVDAGFTIRGKAIVLLTDGEWNTGEVHPLEAAQMAKEWGIRVYTIAVGGGDRVIQTPMGPMRVPARGIDETLLREMASMTGGKHFSASDADGLREIYAAIDALEKTRVESRQYTEYEELFWPFAAAGAGLLALELLLGATILRRTP, encoded by the coding sequence GTGACCCGGTTTGAATCCCCGCTCGCGCTGCTGCTGCTTCTCGCGATCCCGGTCGCGTGGCTGCTGATGCGCGCGCGCGACCGGCGCGCGTCGGTCGTGATCCCGTCGCTGTCGCTGGCGAGCGCGGTCGGGCGTTCGTGGCGGACCACCGGCGCCGCGCTGCTGACGCCGATGCGTCTGCTCGCGATCGCGGCGCTCGTGCTGGCGGTCGCCCGGCCCCAGAGCGGCGTGGGGAAGACGAGCGTCGTGACCGAGGGCGTCGCGATGATGATGGTGGTGGATCGTTCGGGCAGCATGAACGAGGCGATCTCGTTCGAGGGGCGTTCCGTCACGCGCATCGCGGCGGTCCGTCAGATCCTGCGCGAGTTCGTGCTCGGTACGCGCGAAGCGGCCGAGCTCGACGGCGACGGCGCGCCGCGCCGCCCCGACACGCTGCCCGGGCGCCCCGACGACCTGATCGGCATCGTGACCTTCGCGCGGTACGCCGAGACGATCTGCCCGCTGGTGCGCGACCCGCGCGCCGTCGCGGCGCTGGTCGACACGATCGAGCTGCCGATCCTGCGCGCCGAGGACGGCACGGCCATCGGCGACGGCGTTGCGCTCGCCGCCGCACGGCTCAAACGCGCCGAAGAGGACCTGACCCGTCGCGCGATGATGCTCGCCAGCGGCAGAGACGCGCCGCTGGCAGACGGAGAGGTATCGGTCGACGCCGGGTTCACGATCCGCGGCAAGGCGATCGTGCTCCTGACCGACGGCGAGTGGAACACCGGCGAGGTGCACCCCCTGGAAGCGGCGCAGATGGCGAAGGAATGGGGGATCCGCGTGTACACCATCGCCGTGGGGGGTGGCGACCGGGTGATCCAGACGCCCATGGGCCCGATGCGCGTGCCCGCGCGCGGCATCGACGAGACGCTCCTGCGCGAGATGGCGTCGATGACCGGAGGAAAGCACTTCTCGGCGAGCGACGCCGACGGGCTGCGCGAGATCTATGCCGCGATCGACGCGCTCGAGAAGACGCGCGTGGAGTCGCGTCAGTACACCGAGTACGAAGAGCTGTTCTGGCCCTTCGCGGCGGCGGGCGCGGGCCTGCTCGCGCTCGAGCTGCTGCTGGGCGCCACGATCCTGAGGAGGACGCCGTGA
- a CDS encoding RidA family protein, producing MSEPNKNIIESTSAAEPVGPYPHARRVGNLLFLSGIGPRERGSKVIPGVTLDAGGKVVDHDIVVQTRSVMRNIKAVLDAAGVPWEDIVDVSVFLTNMERDFAAFNKVYAEYFTGDNRPTRTTVEVGALPTPIAVELKVIAYLGD from the coding sequence GTGAGTGAGCCGAACAAGAACATCATCGAGTCCACCTCCGCCGCCGAGCCGGTGGGGCCGTACCCGCACGCGCGGCGCGTCGGGAATTTGCTGTTTCTCTCGGGCATCGGCCCTCGCGAGCGGGGCAGCAAGGTCATCCCGGGCGTGACGCTCGACGCCGGCGGCAAGGTCGTCGATCACGACATCGTCGTGCAGACGCGTTCGGTGATGCGCAACATCAAGGCGGTGCTCGACGCCGCGGGCGTGCCGTGGGAGGACATCGTGGATGTCAGCGTGTTCCTGACGAACATGGAGCGCGACTTCGCGGCCTTCAACAAGGTCTACGCCGAGTATTTCACGGGTGACAACCGGCCGACGCGCACCACGGTGGAGGTCGGCGCGCTGCCGACGCCGATCGCGGTGGAGTTGAAGGTCATCGCGTACCTGGGCGATTAA
- a CDS encoding aldehyde dehydrogenase gives MPDSILNFLDNDFREPRSRAWLDDTNPATGESIARLPDSGAEDVDDAVRAAHAAFPGWSSTPAEQRSKILLRLADLIEQNLDALALAECHDTGKPLSLCTRVDIPRAASNFRFFAHAITTTRSEFHDTDGVAINYTLRRPLGVVGAISPWNLPLYLFTWKIAPALATGNCVVAKPSEVTPMTAFLLAKLCVEAGLPRGALNILHGRGATCGGAIVEHPLIKAITFTGGTTTGETIARSAAPRFKKLSLELGGKNPNLVFADADMDDAIETSVRAAFTNQGQICLCGSRVFVERPAYDAFVERFVERASRLKVGDPLDPGTDIGSLVSREHREKVARYVDLAREEGGEILLGGRPPAQPVNDRCARGAFYEPTVITGLSPRCRVQQEEIFGPVVTITPFDDEAQAIEFANCTPYGLASTVWTRDLSRAHRVAARIEAGIVWVNCWMLRDLRTPFGGVKHSGVGREGGDEALRFFTEPKNVCVKIGHEAQGTRQ, from the coding sequence ATGCCTGACTCAATCCTCAACTTTCTGGACAACGACTTCCGCGAGCCCCGCTCGCGCGCGTGGCTCGACGACACGAACCCCGCGACGGGCGAGTCCATCGCGCGACTGCCCGACTCGGGCGCCGAGGATGTCGACGACGCGGTGCGTGCGGCCCACGCGGCGTTCCCGGGCTGGTCGTCCACGCCCGCCGAGCAGCGCTCGAAAATCCTCCTGCGCCTCGCCGACCTGATCGAGCAGAACCTCGACGCGCTCGCGCTGGCCGAGTGCCACGACACCGGCAAGCCCCTCTCGCTGTGCACGCGCGTCGACATCCCCCGGGCCGCGAGCAACTTCCGCTTCTTCGCGCACGCGATCACCACGACGCGCAGCGAGTTCCACGACACCGACGGCGTCGCGATCAACTACACACTGCGCCGCCCCCTGGGCGTCGTCGGCGCGATCTCGCCCTGGAACCTGCCCCTCTACCTCTTCACCTGGAAGATCGCGCCCGCCCTCGCCACCGGCAACTGCGTCGTCGCCAAGCCCAGCGAGGTCACGCCCATGACGGCGTTCCTCCTCGCGAAACTGTGCGTCGAGGCGGGGCTGCCCAGGGGCGCGCTGAACATCCTGCACGGGCGTGGCGCCACCTGCGGCGGCGCGATCGTCGAACACCCGCTCATCAAGGCCATCACCTTCACCGGGGGCACGACCACCGGCGAGACCATCGCGCGCAGCGCAGCGCCCCGCTTCAAGAAACTCTCGCTCGAACTCGGGGGCAAGAACCCCAACCTCGTCTTCGCCGACGCCGACATGGACGACGCGATCGAGACGAGCGTCCGCGCCGCGTTCACGAACCAGGGCCAGATCTGCCTCTGCGGCAGCCGCGTGTTCGTCGAGCGCCCCGCCTACGACGCGTTCGTTGAACGCTTCGTCGAGCGCGCGTCACGACTCAAGGTTGGCGACCCGCTCGACCCGGGCACGGACATCGGCTCGCTCGTCTCGCGCGAGCATCGCGAAAAGGTCGCGCGGTATGTCGACCTGGCGCGCGAGGAGGGAGGCGAGATCCTGCTGGGCGGCCGGCCCCCGGCGCAGCCCGTGAATGACCGCTGCGCCAGGGGCGCGTTCTACGAGCCGACGGTTATCACTGGGCTGAGCCCGCGCTGCCGCGTGCAGCAGGAAGAGATCTTCGGCCCGGTCGTCACGATCACGCCCTTCGACGACGAGGCGCAGGCGATCGAGTTCGCGAACTGCACGCCCTACGGGCTGGCGTCGACCGTGTGGACGCGCGACCTGTCGCGTGCGCACCGCGTGGCCGCGAGGATCGAGGCGGGCATCGTCTGGGTGAACTGCTGGATGCTCCGCGACCTGCGCACGCCCTTCGGCGGCGTGAAGCACTCGGGCGTCGGGCGCGAGGGGGGCGACGAGGCGCTGCGGTTCTTCACGGAGCCGAAGAATGTGTGTGTGAAGATTGGGCACGAGGCACAAGGCACAAGGCAGTAG
- a CDS encoding SDR family oxidoreductase produces the protein MDLHLTGKRALVCGGSKGIGKATAIELAALGASVTLLSRSEDDLQKARAELPLPSAHAGQGHDCIAADLGNPDSRARAIERFLHVDKVAHILINNAGGPAPGLAIEAKPDDFRRAFESHVLAAHALAQALVPGMKGARYGRIVNIISTSVRQPIVGLGVSNTIRGAMASLAKTLSMELGPFGITVNNMLPGFTATERLASLVQSKATRGETSTDAIEEQMKREIPLGRFAEPREAASLIAFLCSPAASYITGESIRVDGGRTATI, from the coding sequence ATGGACCTCCACCTGACCGGCAAACGCGCCCTCGTCTGCGGCGGCAGCAAGGGCATCGGCAAGGCGACGGCGATCGAACTGGCGGCACTCGGCGCGTCGGTCACGCTCCTCTCTCGCAGCGAGGACGACCTCCAGAAGGCCCGCGCCGAACTCCCGCTCCCAAGTGCGCACGCCGGGCAGGGCCACGACTGCATCGCCGCCGACCTGGGCAACCCCGACTCGCGCGCCCGCGCCATCGAGCGCTTCCTGCATGTCGACAAGGTCGCGCACATCCTCATTAACAACGCCGGTGGCCCCGCGCCGGGGCTCGCGATCGAAGCCAAACCCGACGACTTCCGGCGCGCGTTCGAGAGCCATGTCCTCGCCGCCCACGCGCTCGCGCAGGCGCTCGTCCCGGGCATGAAGGGCGCGAGGTACGGGCGCATCGTCAACATCATCTCGACCTCGGTCCGCCAGCCCATCGTCGGGCTGGGCGTCTCCAACACCATCCGCGGCGCCATGGCGTCGCTCGCCAAAACCCTCTCGATGGAACTCGGTCCCTTCGGCATCACCGTCAACAACATGCTGCCCGGCTTCACCGCGACCGAGCGCCTCGCGTCGCTGGTGCAGAGCAAGGCGACCAGGGGCGAGACCAGCACCGACGCGATCGAGGAGCAGATGAAGCGCGAGATCCCGCTCGGGCGCTTCGCCGAGCCGCGCGAGGCCGCGTCGCTCATCGCGTTCCTCTGCAGCCCGGCCGCGTCGTACATCACCGGCGAATCCATCCGCGTCGACGGCGGCCGCACCGCGACCATCTGA
- a CDS encoding BatD family protein, whose product MRAIVVFLSALVLALGASPALAQRDGSGPVRVSAQVESERVFVGQPFLLQISVEGDTRSQPPVVPPIPGARVEELGSSTSSEVVFDGQRTVERARRVFQYRLTPSREGQILIPPFEAQTRDGVRRSDPIVVEAVTPGEMDNFKLRLMTSKQRAYAGEPVTLRLTWFLGEEVRTAQFSMPDLPGSFGVYAPADDGITPAHFQGGQYYEVSFLGERSVARAGRGEIDGRAFSTLTIEKTIVAREPGVYELGPATVAFTQTSRTRRRSLFDSPLFSGDSPMQVVASPPITLEVVPLPTQGRPQGFSGLVGRFAIETKAEPTRVRVGDPITLTVTVTGDGPPDEIPMLDLSRVPGFESAFRLTGDRPTVEPLRNGKRFSTMIRARDPGVTEVSPIELSYFDADAGEFRVASSGPIALSVEAAPRVTLPGAPASIVASATDRASTEGDASQTNRETGARAVTIDDLSSRSGGILSLAWGPAGVAAVVLPPAACAAIVLGGAVRRRIKADPSRGRRARALREALGSIARVDDAPDAASTISEAVRRFAADWTGSPRDAMTSDEAVRVVQRADEGVARELREALSLCDEVRFAGGHGFDAKRVAASVSDAITRADAALRATRGKVSAP is encoded by the coding sequence ATGAGAGCCATCGTCGTCTTCCTTTCGGCTTTGGTATTGGCGCTCGGCGCGTCGCCGGCGTTGGCGCAGCGCGACGGCTCGGGCCCGGTGCGCGTGAGCGCGCAGGTCGAATCCGAACGCGTCTTCGTGGGCCAGCCGTTCCTGCTGCAGATCTCGGTCGAGGGCGACACGCGAAGCCAGCCCCCGGTCGTCCCGCCTATCCCCGGCGCGCGCGTCGAGGAGCTTGGCTCGTCGACCAGCAGCGAGGTCGTGTTCGACGGGCAGCGCACCGTCGAGCGCGCGCGACGGGTCTTTCAGTACCGCCTGACTCCCTCGCGCGAGGGGCAGATCCTGATCCCGCCCTTCGAGGCGCAGACGCGCGACGGCGTCCGGCGCAGCGACCCCATCGTCGTCGAGGCGGTCACGCCCGGCGAGATGGACAACTTCAAGCTGCGACTGATGACCAGCAAGCAGCGCGCCTACGCCGGCGAGCCCGTCACGCTGCGACTCACCTGGTTCCTGGGCGAAGAGGTGCGCACGGCGCAGTTCTCCATGCCCGACCTGCCGGGATCGTTCGGCGTCTACGCCCCGGCGGACGACGGCATCACCCCGGCGCACTTCCAGGGCGGGCAGTACTACGAGGTCTCGTTCCTGGGCGAGCGCAGCGTGGCCCGCGCCGGCCGCGGCGAGATCGACGGGCGCGCGTTCAGCACGCTCACGATCGAGAAGACCATCGTCGCGCGCGAGCCCGGGGTCTATGAGCTGGGCCCGGCGACGGTCGCGTTCACGCAGACCTCTCGCACGCGTCGGCGATCGCTGTTCGATTCGCCGCTGTTCTCGGGCGATTCGCCCATGCAGGTCGTCGCGAGCCCGCCCATCACGCTCGAGGTCGTGCCCCTGCCGACGCAGGGCAGGCCGCAGGGTTTCAGCGGCCTGGTCGGCCGGTTCGCGATCGAGACGAAGGCCGAGCCGACGCGTGTGCGCGTGGGCGACCCCATCACCCTCACGGTGACCGTGACGGGCGACGGGCCGCCCGACGAGATTCCCATGCTCGACCTCTCGCGCGTCCCGGGCTTCGAGAGCGCGTTCCGGTTGACCGGGGACCGCCCGACTGTCGAACCCCTCCGGAACGGCAAGCGTTTCTCGACCATGATCCGCGCGCGCGACCCGGGCGTGACCGAGGTCTCGCCGATCGAGCTGAGCTATTTCGATGCCGACGCCGGCGAGTTCCGCGTCGCGTCGAGCGGGCCGATCGCGCTGTCGGTCGAAGCGGCGCCGCGAGTCACGCTGCCGGGCGCGCCCGCGTCGATCGTCGCGAGCGCCACGGACCGCGCGAGCACGGAGGGCGACGCGTCGCAGACGAATCGTGAGACGGGCGCGCGAGCGGTGACGATCGACGATCTCTCGTCGCGCTCGGGCGGGATCCTGTCGCTCGCGTGGGGCCCGGCGGGCGTGGCGGCGGTGGTTCTGCCGCCGGCGGCGTGCGCCGCGATTGTGCTTGGCGGCGCGGTGCGCAGGCGGATCAAGGCCGACCCGTCGCGCGGGCGACGGGCGCGTGCGCTGCGCGAGGCGCTGGGGTCGATCGCGCGCGTGGACGACGCGCCTGACGCGGCGTCTACGATCAGCGAGGCGGTCCGCCGGTTCGCCGCGGACTGGACCGGTTCGCCGCGAGACGCGATGACCAGCGACGAGGCGGTCCGCGTGGTCCAGCGCGCCGACGAGGGCGTCGCCCGGGAGTTGCGAGAGGCGCTGTCGCTGTGCGACGAGGTGCGGTTCGCGGGCGGGCACGGCTTCGACGCGAAGCGCGTCGCGGCGAGCGTGTCCGACGCCATCACACGCGCCGACGCGGCGCTGCGCGCAACGCGCGGGAAAGTGAGTGCGCCGTGA
- a CDS encoding cyclase family protein: protein MLYDITPAVTPQLAVWPGDTTLTRETLMDIDKGDSVTLSTLRSTVHLGAHADGPNHYAKGGAGIGERPLTHYLGPCRVVSATVSRGGRVRAEDLALDDLDQINAHRVIIRTGTFPDPYNWNTDFAGLDPALVDALAEKAVITVGIDTPSVDLQESKDLPAHAAFARHDMAILEGLRLDGVPDGKYELIALPLKLLGFDASPVRAVLRTIDSPLRLRAD, encoded by the coding sequence ATGCTCTACGACATCACGCCCGCCGTCACGCCGCAGTTGGCGGTGTGGCCCGGCGACACGACGCTGACGCGCGAGACGCTGATGGATATCGACAAGGGCGACTCGGTCACGCTCTCGACGCTCCGCTCCACGGTGCACCTGGGCGCCCACGCCGACGGGCCCAACCACTACGCGAAGGGTGGCGCAGGGATCGGCGAGCGACCGCTGACGCACTACCTCGGTCCCTGCCGCGTCGTGAGCGCGACGGTCTCGCGCGGCGGGCGCGTGCGCGCCGAAGACCTCGCCCTCGACGACCTCGACCAGATCAACGCGCACCGCGTGATCATCCGCACCGGCACCTTCCCCGATCCGTACAACTGGAACACCGACTTCGCGGGTCTCGACCCCGCGCTGGTGGACGCGCTCGCCGAGAAGGCGGTCATCACCGTCGGCATCGACACCCCCAGCGTCGACCTGCAGGAGAGCAAGGACCTGCCCGCCCACGCCGCCTTCGCGCGCCACGACATGGCGATCCTCGAGGGCCTGCGCCTCGACGGCGTGCCCGACGGGAAGTACGAACTCATCGCGTTGCCCCTGAAACTGCTCGGTTTCGACGCCAGCCCGGTTCGCGCGGTGCTGCGGACGATCGATTCGCCGCTGCGGCTGCGCGCGGATTAA
- a CDS encoding AAA family ATPase yields the protein MPTGTRETVDVREVAREVEAHSGPINALVEQVSRVVVGQRPMVEGLLLGLLTGGHVLLEGVPGLAKTLTVTTLARAMHAKFARIQFTPDLLPADLVGTLIYNPREHTFSPRRGPIFANLVLADEINRAPAKVQSALLEAMQERRVTIGDETHDLPVPFLVLATQNPIEQEGTYPLPEAQVDRFMLKLKIGHPSKNDEREILDRMAFTRPEIAIEPVIEVDAIMAARRIVDRIYIDPKVRDYIVELVHATREPKAHGLDALARFIEFGASPRATISLALASRARAFLKGRGFVTPEDVKGVALEVMRHRVLLSYEAEAEGYDSDAVVREVLNNIPTP from the coding sequence ATGCCCACAGGAACACGAGAGACGGTTGATGTCCGCGAGGTCGCGCGCGAGGTGGAGGCCCACTCGGGCCCGATCAACGCGCTGGTCGAGCAGGTCTCGCGCGTCGTGGTGGGGCAGCGCCCGATGGTCGAGGGCCTGCTGCTGGGCCTGCTGACCGGGGGCCATGTGCTGCTCGAGGGCGTCCCGGGCCTCGCCAAGACGCTCACGGTCACGACGCTGGCCCGGGCGATGCACGCGAAGTTCGCGCGCATCCAGTTCACCCCCGACCTGCTGCCTGCCGACCTGGTGGGCACGCTGATCTACAACCCGCGCGAGCACACCTTCTCGCCGCGCCGGGGGCCGATCTTCGCGAACCTGGTGCTGGCCGACGAGATCAACCGCGCGCCGGCCAAGGTGCAGTCGGCCCTGCTCGAAGCGATGCAGGAGCGCCGCGTGACCATCGGCGACGAGACGCACGACCTGCCCGTGCCCTTCCTGGTGCTGGCGACGCAGAACCCCATCGAGCAGGAGGGGACCTATCCGCTGCCCGAGGCGCAGGTGGACCGCTTCATGCTCAAGCTGAAGATCGGGCACCCCAGCAAGAACGACGAGCGCGAGATCCTCGACCGCATGGCGTTCACCAGGCCCGAGATCGCGATCGAGCCCGTGATCGAGGTGGACGCGATCATGGCGGCCAGGCGCATCGTGGATCGCATCTACATAGATCCCAAGGTGCGCGACTACATCGTGGAGCTCGTGCACGCGACGCGCGAGCCGAAAGCGCACGGGCTCGACGCGCTGGCGCGGTTTATCGAGTTCGGCGCGTCGCCCCGCGCGACGATCAGTCTGGCGCTGGCCAGCCGCGCCCGGGCGTTTCTGAAGGGGCGCGGTTTCGTGACCCCCGAGGATGTGAAGGGCGTCGCGCTCGAGGTGATGCGCCATCGCGTGCTGCTGAGTTACGAGGCGGAGGCCGAGGGGTACGACTCCGACGCCGTCGTCCGCGAGGTTCTGAACAACATCCCGACTCCCTGA